A DNA window from Nitrospinota bacterium contains the following coding sequences:
- a CDS encoding HAMP domain-containing histidine kinase, producing the protein MNDLAKVLSSILSGKDCSAEDLAGFSGSDQKLILEFQSTCRKRSLSLEAICRDKRRGDEELNRIADAMQDIIHIESEAVKLDIENLNMKSIILEAMEELHEMSDAKSIKLVTRLDSQSLRVYGDARRLKKVLVNLLANAVNHTSEGGTIEILAKGLPQEVMVSVVDNGVGIPPERQKIIFNRFKDAEEHPEISHGLCLGLNLVKHIVNIHSGRAWVESEEKRGSIFSFCIPRQMLCNYVKSKKIEPLFA; encoded by the coding sequence ATGAATGATTTAGCAAAAGTATTGTCCTCCATCCTTTCCGGCAAGGATTGTTCGGCGGAGGATTTGGCAGGTTTTTCCGGTTCGGATCAAAAACTCATACTTGAATTCCAGAGTACCTGCAGAAAACGCTCACTTTCGCTGGAGGCTATCTGCAGGGATAAGCGCCGGGGCGACGAGGAGTTGAACAGGATAGCCGACGCAATGCAGGATATTATCCATATTGAATCTGAAGCCGTGAAGCTGGATATTGAGAATTTAAATATGAAAAGCATCATCCTTGAAGCGATGGAAGAGCTTCACGAGATGAGCGACGCGAAAAGCATAAAGCTTGTCACCCGCCTTGACAGCCAGTCGTTGAGGGTTTATGGAGATGCCCGGAGATTGAAAAAGGTGCTGGTAAACCTCCTCGCAAACGCGGTCAATCATACAAGCGAAGGTGGGACGATTGAAATCCTCGCCAAGGGATTGCCGCAGGAAGTAATGGTGAGCGTCGTGGATAACGGTGTCGGCATCCCCCCTGAAAGACAGAAGATCATTTTCAACAGGTTCAAAGATGCGGAAGAGCATCCGGAAATCAGCCACGGGCTCTGCTTGGGGCTGAATCTCGTAAAGCATATTGTTAACATACATAGCGGCAGGGCATGGGTTGAGAGTGAAGAGAAGAGGGGGAGCATTTTCAGCTTTTGCATACCGCGGCAGATGCTTTGCAATTATGTTAAATCAAAAAAGATAGAACCGTTATTTGCCTAG
- a CDS encoding ATP-binding protein: MGFSQSDDVKAEDGTIDLDFLESTRVKGFRSLKFPPILEKVFLEDYFQHSLRTLRIGIIVGVAFWFLFVFDDLSMPHPNWIYAVIIRFAVVTPIVIAFLLFSYSRHFKKVYQPLMAMVAFIVGIGMLGIIHQHDEAIIFHHHPSLLLLIIVAYTLFRLRFYYATASMLLLSLVDIVVAVIFTKVSPDLVAVEILRILAINGIGMTANYILEFYTRNEFLKSSLLDRRRAQAEDATAMKDKFVSLVSHDLKAPLSTSIGLLRLLKKAGSGQFTEKQADIIDRVIAGSEKMVETIDALLNISRLQTGKLIVRRNWVNIYVLINDMIGKIGYSATQKGISLVNEMPLQRHMFIDKDLIQEVFLNLMTNSIKFCRAGDTVSITVPHRRSFSIVVKDSGIGVAPKILPDLFKHEIKTSGIGTGGERGTGLGLPFCMDILRAHGGNISVESREGEGSEFKLEFPDTGLNILLVYYDLVNRDMTRNYLQETGANLTEARIYADALQWVELGSFNVIIADCALGMEDLAKFVQNIREKRLEKGILFMAAGMAGAETKKDMTKLGITAFLENPVSAKELSARIARVA; the protein is encoded by the coding sequence GTGGGTTTCTCCCAGAGTGATGACGTGAAAGCCGAAGATGGGACTATCGACCTTGATTTCCTGGAAAGCACGAGGGTAAAAGGGTTTCGATCACTTAAATTCCCCCCGATTCTGGAGAAGGTTTTTCTCGAGGACTATTTTCAACATTCGTTGAGAACCTTGCGAATAGGGATAATCGTTGGGGTTGCATTCTGGTTTCTTTTTGTTTTCGACGATTTGAGCATGCCCCATCCAAACTGGATATACGCGGTGATTATCCGTTTCGCGGTTGTTACGCCGATAGTCATCGCTTTTCTCCTATTCAGTTATTCCAGGCATTTCAAAAAGGTGTACCAGCCTCTCATGGCAATGGTCGCGTTTATCGTTGGAATAGGGATGCTTGGGATAATTCACCAGCACGATGAGGCGATAATATTCCATCACCATCCCTCTCTGCTGTTGCTGATAATAGTCGCATATACCCTTTTCAGGCTCAGGTTCTATTACGCGACTGCATCGATGCTCCTGTTGAGTCTTGTTGATATTGTCGTCGCTGTTATTTTCACCAAAGTTTCACCTGATCTTGTTGCGGTCGAGATACTCAGGATACTGGCCATAAACGGGATAGGGATGACGGCAAATTATATTCTGGAATTCTATACGCGCAACGAGTTCCTGAAGTCGTCTCTCCTGGACAGGAGAAGGGCGCAGGCGGAAGATGCAACCGCGATGAAGGATAAATTCGTTTCGCTGGTATCTCACGACCTGAAAGCGCCTTTGTCGACAAGCATCGGGCTCTTGCGTCTCTTGAAAAAAGCAGGAAGCGGTCAGTTCACCGAAAAACAGGCCGATATCATCGACAGGGTAATTGCCGGAAGCGAGAAAATGGTAGAGACGATTGACGCGCTTCTGAATATAAGCCGCTTGCAGACAGGCAAACTTATTGTCAGGAGAAACTGGGTGAATATTTACGTGCTGATAAACGACATGATTGGGAAGATCGGCTATTCGGCCACGCAGAAAGGGATTTCCCTGGTAAACGAGATGCCCCTGCAAAGGCATATGTTCATCGACAAGGATCTGATCCAGGAAGTGTTTTTAAACCTCATGACGAACTCCATAAAGTTTTGCCGTGCCGGCGACACAGTTTCTATCACGGTCCCTCACCGTCGAAGCTTTTCAATCGTGGTGAAGGACAGCGGTATCGGAGTAGCGCCGAAAATTCTGCCGGATCTTTTCAAGCACGAAATAAAAACTTCCGGCATAGGGACAGGGGGGGAGAGAGGGACAGGGCTCGGTCTTCCGTTTTGCATGGACATATTGCGGGCCCACGGAGGCAATATTTCCGTCGAATCGCGTGAGGGGGAGGGTTCCGAGTTCAAACTTGAATTTCCCGATACCGGATTGAATATTCTTCTAGTCTATTACGACCTGGTCAACCGCGATATGACAAGGAATTATTTGCAGGAAACAGGGGCAAATCTCACAGAGGCCAGGATTTATGCAGATGCCCTGCAATGGGTAGAGCTTGGAAGCTTCAATGTAATAATCGCAGATTGTGCGCTGGGCATGGAAGATCTCGCCAAATTCGTTCAAAATATACGTGAAAAGCGGCTTGAAAAAGGAATTTTGTTTATGGCGGCAGGGATGGCTGGGGCAGAGACGAAAAAAGATATGACAAAGCTAGGGATAACCGCATTTTTAGAGAATCCTGTAAGCGCGAAAGAGCTATCCGCCCGTATCGCAAGAGTTGCGTGA
- the mnmE gene encoding tRNA uridine-5-carboxymethylaminomethyl(34) synthesis GTPase MnmE translates to MNLNDTIAAIATPVGEGGIGVIRVSGPDALKATAKNFRPLGKPAKEMESHRLYFGTLLSETEIIDEVCLVYMKAPRSYTRQDCVEISCHGSPAVLRRALKLIMDNGARMAEPGEFTKRAFLNGRINLSQAEGVIDLIKARSEGAATAALQLMEGGLSARIEAAKQKLLQILSHLEASIDFPDEELETATDEQILKLLDESIHKVDSLVRSYESGRFLKTGMKIAIIGKPNVGKSSLLNALLEEERAIVTKHPGTTRDLIHGESEIAGFPVEFIDTAGLNKSPDEVESIGIERTLKAAREADLVIALFDGSRPWDEEDDKVFETLKELKNLIALINKSDAERKLLWPDASMKISAISVNNRTGFESIEEAVKMTAGSIRPGVEPLVTRARHLSIFKRISDDLKRARNELAIGREIAAAEIWDAVEEIKRFTGESYTEEVLSKIFDEFCIGK, encoded by the coding sequence ATGAACCTGAACGATACCATCGCCGCTATTGCCACCCCCGTCGGTGAAGGGGGGATAGGCGTGATCCGCGTATCGGGGCCGGACGCGCTGAAGGCAACGGCTAAAAACTTCCGCCCTTTGGGAAAACCGGCAAAAGAGATGGAATCCCACCGACTCTATTTTGGAACGCTTTTATCGGAAACGGAGATCATCGACGAGGTATGCCTCGTTTACATGAAAGCCCCCAGAAGCTACACAAGGCAGGATTGCGTGGAGATATCGTGCCACGGCTCCCCTGCCGTCCTGAGGCGCGCCCTGAAGCTGATAATGGATAACGGAGCACGAATGGCCGAACCGGGGGAGTTCACAAAAAGGGCCTTCCTAAACGGAAGGATAAACCTCTCGCAGGCCGAAGGGGTCATCGACCTCATAAAGGCGCGCTCGGAAGGGGCGGCAACGGCGGCGCTCCAGCTGATGGAGGGGGGGCTCTCGGCAAGGATAGAGGCGGCGAAACAGAAACTCCTCCAGATACTCAGCCACCTTGAAGCGTCTATAGACTTTCCGGACGAAGAGCTCGAAACAGCGACAGATGAACAGATACTGAAACTCCTGGACGAATCCATTCACAAGGTCGACTCGCTGGTAAGGAGCTATGAATCTGGAAGGTTCCTGAAAACAGGTATGAAGATAGCCATTATCGGCAAGCCGAATGTCGGAAAATCCTCCCTCCTGAACGCTCTCCTTGAGGAAGAGCGCGCCATCGTGACCAAACACCCAGGTACTACCCGCGACCTCATCCATGGCGAAAGCGAGATAGCCGGATTCCCGGTTGAATTCATCGATACCGCAGGATTGAACAAGTCGCCGGACGAGGTCGAATCTATCGGAATTGAGCGGACACTGAAGGCGGCAAGGGAGGCAGACCTTGTCATCGCTCTTTTCGACGGTTCGCGTCCATGGGACGAGGAGGACGACAAGGTTTTTGAAACCTTAAAAGAACTTAAAAACCTGATCGCGCTTATCAATAAATCGGATGCCGAAAGGAAACTTCTCTGGCCCGACGCCTCCATGAAGATAAGCGCGATATCGGTGAATAACCGAACCGGATTTGAATCTATCGAAGAGGCCGTTAAGATGACCGCTGGCTCCATAAGACCAGGGGTTGAACCGCTCGTTACGCGCGCCCGCCATCTCTCCATATTCAAGCGTATCTCCGACGATCTGAAGCGGGCCAGAAATGAGCTTGCAATTGGGCGGGAGATAGCCG